The window GAGGACATGCGGAACGCCGCCCTATCGGTCAGACGCGGCAAACCCAGCTCAAGAACAACGAAAACGCCCCGCACGATGAGCCCAATGTCCGAGACAATCGTGCGTCGAGAATAATAGGAGAGATCTATCCTCGCCTTTGCCGGGAACAAAACTTCCTTGTAGAAACTTATTGGATCCACATCACGAGGATAAAAAAGGGCCTCGCGGCGGAAGAAGATCTGCGCTGGACCAAGCAAGCCCGGTTTGTATTGCAAAACCGCTTCGTAGCCGTCCCTGAAACACTCGGCGAAATCAAGACTTTCGGGTCGCGGTCCGATTATTGCCATCTCACCTTTCAGAACGTTCCAAAGCTGCGGCAATTCATCGAGCTTGGCGA is drawn from Mesorhizobium sp. B1-1-8 and contains these coding sequences:
- a CDS encoding sugar transferase; protein product: MNAFDFSILQPPVTGTNHGFVRRAMDITVACVAAAVLMPLMLLIAIALWLEGGWPVLFVQPRLGAGGRLFRMYKFRKFAVRCESGGLALTLADDSRMTTIGRVLALAKLDELPQLWNVLKGEMAIIGPRPESLDFAECFRDGYEAVLQYKPGLLGPAQIFFRREALFYPRDVDPISFYKEVLFPAKARIDLSYYSRRTIVSDIGLIVRGVFVVLELGLPRLTDRAAFRMSSELIRKVRTQIMRGLSGP